In one Parageobacillus genomosp. 1 genomic region, the following are encoded:
- a CDS encoding YfiT family bacillithiol transferase: MDDIRYPIGKFKAPEAFRKEDVGRWIADIRQVPSALREVVSGLNEEQLNTPYRDGGWTVAQVVHHIADASMNAFLRTKWTLTEDVPSIKPFEENDWAKTLEARSLHVEPSLQLLEGLHERWAYLLESLSGDDFQRNFYHEGTKENVPLYVLIAMHAWHGKHHTAQIVSLRQRKGWN; the protein is encoded by the coding sequence ATGGATGACATTCGCTATCCAATAGGAAAGTTTAAAGCCCCGGAAGCATTTCGAAAAGAGGATGTCGGGCGGTGGATTGCCGATATTCGCCAAGTGCCTAGCGCATTGCGGGAGGTGGTCAGCGGATTGAATGAAGAACAGCTGAACACGCCGTATCGCGATGGTGGGTGGACAGTTGCTCAAGTTGTGCATCATATCGCCGATGCGAGCATGAATGCGTTTTTGCGCACAAAATGGACACTGACGGAGGATGTTCCTTCGATTAAACCGTTTGAGGAAAATGATTGGGCAAAGACGCTAGAAGCCCGTTCACTACATGTCGAGCCATCGCTGCAATTGCTCGAAGGCCTTCACGAGCGGTGGGCGTATCTACTAGAGTCACTGAGTGGCGATGATTTTCAACGGAATTTTTATCATGAAGGTACAAAAGAGAACGTCCCTTTATATGTGTTAATCGCCATGCACGCATGGCATGGCAAACATCATACGGCGCAAATTGTCTCGTTGCGACAACGCAAAGGATGGAACTAA
- a CDS encoding MFS transporter codes for MGEPQSQTIDVAKEKIWTRDFVLICLANFFVFLGFQMTLPTIPLFVEHLGGNDQLIGLVVGIFTFSALIMRPFAGHALETRGRRFVFLLGLAIFVISVGSYSFITSILLLFMMRVIQGIGWGFSTTASGTIATDIIPASRRGEGMGYYGLSGNLALAFGPSLGLLLAGMLSFSKLFLICAALGIASLLFAANITYKKIAQPQIQPDNKWDIYEKSALIPSILLFFLTVTFGGIASFLPLYTAQKGISGISLYFLLYALALMVTRTFAGQLYDRKGHKAVFIPGAALILLAMLLLAWLPNKWILFVAAVLYGFGFGTVQPALQAWSVERAPKHRRGMANATFFSFFDLGVGVGAMVFGQISHWFGYASIYLTAALSVSMSILFYLFVLKKEKTAVYGQH; via the coding sequence GTGGGTGAACCACAAAGTCAAACAATAGATGTGGCTAAGGAAAAAATTTGGACGAGAGATTTTGTCCTCATTTGTTTAGCCAACTTTTTTGTTTTTCTTGGCTTTCAAATGACATTGCCGACCATTCCGCTGTTTGTCGAGCATCTTGGCGGCAATGACCAGCTGATCGGCTTAGTGGTCGGGATTTTCACTTTTTCCGCCCTAATCATGCGCCCGTTTGCCGGCCATGCGTTGGAAACGCGAGGGCGGCGTTTTGTCTTTTTGCTAGGACTCGCGATTTTCGTCATTTCCGTAGGTTCCTATAGCTTTATTACGAGCATTTTATTGTTGTTTATGATGCGGGTCATTCAAGGGATCGGCTGGGGATTTTCCACTACTGCATCAGGCACGATTGCCACGGACATCATCCCAGCTAGCCGCAGAGGCGAAGGAATGGGATATTACGGGCTGTCAGGGAATTTAGCACTGGCGTTTGGGCCGTCGTTAGGACTATTGCTTGCCGGCATGTTGTCTTTTAGCAAGCTGTTCCTGATTTGCGCTGCTTTAGGAATAGCGTCGTTATTGTTTGCGGCAAATATTACATATAAAAAAATCGCGCAACCGCAAATTCAGCCCGATAATAAATGGGATATTTATGAAAAAAGCGCTCTAATACCATCGATTTTGTTGTTCTTTCTTACCGTTACATTTGGGGGGATTGCTTCCTTTCTGCCGTTATATACAGCGCAGAAAGGCATTTCCGGAATCTCACTGTACTTCTTGCTCTATGCACTTGCTTTAATGGTAACAAGAACGTTCGCCGGGCAGCTCTATGACCGAAAAGGGCATAAAGCGGTGTTTATCCCTGGGGCAGCGCTTATTTTGCTGGCGATGCTGCTGCTTGCCTGGTTGCCAAACAAATGGATTTTGTTTGTCGCAGCCGTGCTTTACGGTTTTGGCTTTGGTACGGTGCAGCCGGCGCTGCAGGCGTGGTCGGTAGAACGGGCACCGAAACACCGCAGAGGAATGGCCAATGCGACCTTTTTCTCCTTTTTTGATTTAGGAGTGGGAGTCGGTGCGATGGTCTTCGGGCAAATCAGCCATTGGTTCGGATATGCAAGCATTTATCTCACCGCAGCGCTGTCGGTTTCTATGTCCATCCTTTTTTATTTGTTTGTTTTGAAAAAGGAGAAAACGGCTGTGTATGGACAGCATTGA
- a CDS encoding class I SAM-dependent rRNA methyltransferase, whose product MAKVFLKRNRKKRLEQGHPWIFQSEVDHIEGDFAPGDFVDVYNHQNYFLAKGYINPKSQMIVRVLTQNPEDELNEQFFVERIRQAWAYRERMIPGVRSCRAIYGEADFLPGLIVDKYEDVLVAQILSLGMEKRKDWILRGLLEVFQPRAIYLRNDVYVRELEGLEQEKGFWYGEAETEVLIEENGVKYIVDIENGQKTGFFFDQRQNRAAIKPLIDSNTTVLDCFTHTGSFMLNACLYGAKHVTAVDISEHAIETAKRNAALNGFTNVEFVVANAFDYLREAVRDGKQWDVVIIDPPAFAKSAHAVPKALRGYKDINLNGLKLVKDGGFFVTASCSYHVHADLFQAMIAEAAFDAKKILRQVYWNGAGYDHPKLLAADEGDYLKFAIYEVHSRR is encoded by the coding sequence GTGGCGAAAGTATTTTTAAAACGAAACCGAAAAAAACGGCTCGAACAAGGGCATCCGTGGATTTTTCAAAGCGAAGTTGATCATATTGAAGGCGATTTTGCACCGGGAGATTTCGTCGATGTATACAATCATCAGAACTACTTTTTAGCCAAAGGCTATATTAATCCAAAATCACAAATGATTGTCCGTGTGTTGACGCAAAATCCCGAGGATGAGTTAAATGAGCAATTTTTCGTTGAGCGCATCCGCCAAGCATGGGCGTATCGCGAACGGATGATTCCCGGCGTCCGCTCATGCCGCGCCATTTACGGGGAAGCCGACTTTTTGCCGGGACTGATCGTGGATAAATACGAAGACGTGCTTGTCGCGCAAATTCTTTCCCTTGGCATGGAAAAACGAAAAGACTGGATTTTGCGCGGCTTATTGGAAGTGTTTCAGCCGCGGGCGATTTATTTGCGCAATGACGTGTACGTCCGTGAACTCGAAGGACTAGAGCAGGAAAAAGGCTTTTGGTACGGCGAAGCGGAAACAGAAGTGCTCATTGAAGAAAACGGCGTCAAATATATTGTCGATATTGAAAATGGACAAAAGACAGGATTTTTCTTCGACCAGCGGCAAAATCGGGCGGCAATTAAACCGCTCATTGACAGCAACACGACAGTGCTTGACTGCTTTACCCATACCGGTTCGTTTATGCTGAACGCCTGCTTATACGGGGCAAAACATGTCACCGCGGTCGATATTTCCGAACACGCGATTGAAACAGCGAAGCGCAACGCAGCCTTAAACGGCTTTACAAACGTCGAATTTGTCGTCGCCAACGCCTTTGACTATTTGCGCGAAGCGGTTCGCGACGGAAAACAATGGGATGTTGTCATCATCGATCCACCGGCGTTCGCAAAATCCGCGCATGCCGTTCCGAAAGCGCTGCGCGGCTATAAAGATATTAACTTAAACGGCTTAAAGCTGGTCAAAGACGGCGGCTTTTTCGTCACCGCCAGCTGCTCGTACCATGTTCACGCCGATCTTTTCCAAGCGATGATCGCCGAAGCGGCGTTTGACGCGAAGAAAATTTTGCGGCAAGTATACTGGAACGGCGCCGGCTACGACCATCCGAAGCTGCTTGCCGCCGATGAGGGCGACTATTTAAAATTTGCGATTTATGAAGTGCATTCGCGCCGATAA
- a CDS encoding YbjQ family protein, producing the protein MIIATTDYVPGKQVKEYIGFVQGNTVQSKHIGKDIMAGLKTIVGGEIKAYTEMMDEARKIAIERMVEEARRQGANAVIDVRITTAAIMANTSEILAYGTAVMVE; encoded by the coding sequence ATGATCATTGCGACGACGGATTACGTACCGGGAAAACAAGTGAAAGAGTATATCGGGTTTGTCCAGGGCAATACGGTACAGTCCAAACATATCGGCAAAGATATTATGGCCGGGCTGAAAACGATCGTCGGTGGGGAGATTAAAGCGTATACGGAAATGATGGATGAAGCGAGAAAGATCGCGATTGAACGCATGGTCGAAGAGGCGAGGCGCCAAGGGGCAAATGCGGTGATCGACGTGCGGATCACAACGGCGGCGATTATGGCGAATACGTCGGAAATTTTGGCATACGGCACGGCAGTGATGGTGGAATAG
- the tenA gene encoding thiaminase II, with amino-acid sequence MSFAKEVRKKADPIWQASFHHPFVKELGEGTLDLTRFRYYVMQDAYYLRHFARVQAIGAAKSPDLATTARLAHHAQSTCEAELSLHETFAELLGITDEEKAAFIPAPTAYAYTSHMYRAAYEGHLGDVIAVILPCYWLYYEIGERLKDCKPDEPIYQKWIGTYSSDWFRSLVEEQIARLDAIAEVVTEADRKRMEQHFLISSEYEYEFWEMAYRLETWPSARKEMQAYVHNN; translated from the coding sequence ATGTCATTTGCAAAAGAAGTGAGGAAAAAGGCTGACCCGATCTGGCAGGCAAGCTTTCATCACCCGTTTGTCAAAGAATTAGGAGAAGGGACGCTTGATCTCACCCGTTTCCGCTATTATGTGATGCAGGATGCCTATTATTTGCGCCATTTTGCGAGAGTGCAAGCGATTGGGGCGGCGAAATCTCCAGATCTAGCGACAACCGCAAGGCTGGCGCATCATGCCCAGAGCACATGCGAAGCGGAATTGTCCTTGCATGAGACGTTTGCCGAACTGCTTGGCATTACTGACGAAGAAAAAGCGGCTTTTATCCCGGCGCCAACGGCATACGCCTACACGTCCCATATGTACCGGGCGGCGTATGAAGGGCATTTGGGCGATGTCATTGCCGTGATTTTACCATGCTACTGGCTCTATTATGAGATTGGCGAAAGATTAAAAGATTGCAAGCCAGACGAGCCGATTTATCAAAAATGGATTGGCACGTATAGCTCCGATTGGTTCCGCAGTTTAGTAGAAGAGCAGATCGCTCGGTTGGACGCGATCGCTGAAGTGGTCACGGAAGCGGACCGCAAGCGGATGGAGCAGCATTTTCTCATCAGCAGTGAGTATGAGTACGAATTTTGGGAAATGGCTTATCGTTTGGAAACATGGCCATCAGCAAGAAAGGAGATGCAAGCGTATGTCCACAACAACTAA
- a CDS encoding ECF transporter S component — MSTTTKGLKLADILTTIVIAVVFGIIYKVWGPLYDFVKVFGFHLDQLIYGMWFIAASVAYLLIRKPGVALLAEIAASSGELIMGSEWGLEVLIYGVIQGLLAEVVFAAFRYKRFDALAVSLGAIGATIGSLVMDFYKGYIEALAPWNLALFLIARFVGAVVISGFFAVSLVKALEKTGVTQMLRPASKDDYDALDR, encoded by the coding sequence ATGTCCACAACAACTAAAGGATTGAAACTCGCTGATATTTTAACAACGATTGTGATTGCGGTGGTATTCGGCATCATTTATAAAGTGTGGGGACCGTTGTACGACTTTGTGAAAGTGTTTGGCTTTCATCTTGACCAATTGATTTATGGCATGTGGTTTATCGCCGCGTCAGTAGCTTATTTGCTCATTCGCAAGCCAGGAGTTGCCCTGTTGGCGGAAATTGCCGCTTCTTCCGGTGAATTGATCATGGGCTCTGAATGGGGGCTTGAAGTGCTTATTTACGGAGTGATTCAAGGGTTGTTGGCGGAAGTGGTGTTTGCGGCATTTCGTTATAAGAGATTTGACGCATTGGCTGTGTCGCTCGGCGCGATCGGGGCGACCATCGGCTCGCTGGTGATGGATTTTTACAAAGGATACATTGAAGCGCTGGCACCTTGGAACTTGGCGTTATTCTTGATTGCCCGCTTTGTCGGCGCGGTGGTGATTTCCGGATTTTTCGCCGTTTCGCTAGTAAAAGCGTTAGAGAAAACGGGGGTAACGCAAATGTTGCGTCCGGCTTCGAAAGATGATTATGATGCGCTCGATCGCTGA
- a CDS encoding ABC transporter ATP-binding protein: MKPIVAVERLRLKFPGKDTLLFKDLSLTIYEGEKVLLLGPSGCGKSTLLQVLSGLIPHSIDVPMKAERLQLPTNWGYVFQDPDTQFCMPFADEEIAFALENIGVPRSEMHHRIQTLLEKVGLFIEPHTDIHTLSGGMKQRLALASVLALEPDVLFLDEPTAMIDEEGTKEIWQTVKRIAKEKTVIIVEHKIDHVLDFVDRIVLFNDDGEIIADGKAQTVFANYKDIIASQGIWYPGVWVEYMAKRQRRKTESGGEKRIYLRQFQGYRSNEVKILVEEATVHAGEWIAVTGKNGAGKSTLLHALMKLIRTDGTYELYGKDSKQLKQLHRLLAFVFQNPEFQFVTNSVREELAYSLRLEKRKEAEIAETVEQLLRQFHLYGQQDQHPYQLSMGQKRRLSVAASIVSGQQIFLLDEPTFGQDAKNTFALLELLESYRRQGTTIIMVTHDENIVKHFATRRWVIEDGRLVKDESISGQRSKAAALLV; the protein is encoded by the coding sequence ATGAAACCGATCGTTGCTGTAGAGCGGCTCCGCTTAAAATTTCCAGGCAAAGATACGCTGTTGTTTAAAGATTTATCACTTACCATTTACGAGGGAGAAAAAGTATTGCTGCTCGGTCCGTCCGGGTGCGGCAAATCGACGTTGTTGCAAGTGCTGTCTGGATTGATTCCGCATTCGATCGACGTGCCGATGAAGGCGGAGCGCTTGCAGCTCCCGACGAACTGGGGATATGTGTTTCAAGATCCGGATACGCAGTTTTGCATGCCGTTTGCGGACGAGGAAATTGCTTTTGCCCTTGAAAACATCGGCGTGCCGAGAAGCGAGATGCACCATCGGATCCAAACGCTGTTAGAAAAAGTCGGGCTGTTTATTGAGCCGCATACCGATATTCACACGCTGTCAGGCGGGATGAAACAGCGGCTGGCGCTGGCGTCCGTATTGGCATTGGAGCCGGATGTGCTGTTTTTGGATGAGCCGACGGCGATGATCGATGAGGAAGGAACAAAAGAGATTTGGCAGACGGTGAAACGGATCGCTAAAGAGAAAACGGTCATTATTGTTGAACATAAAATCGATCATGTGCTCGATTTTGTGGACCGCATCGTTTTATTTAACGATGACGGGGAAATTATCGCCGATGGCAAGGCACAAACGGTGTTTGCCAACTATAAAGACATCATCGCTTCTCAAGGAATTTGGTATCCGGGCGTATGGGTGGAATATATGGCAAAGCGGCAGCGCCGGAAAACGGAAAGCGGTGGGGAGAAAAGGATATATCTCCGCCAATTTCAAGGCTATCGCTCCAATGAGGTGAAAATCCTTGTTGAAGAAGCGACCGTACATGCGGGGGAATGGATTGCTGTCACGGGCAAAAATGGCGCTGGAAAAAGCACGCTCTTGCATGCGCTCATGAAGCTGATCCGCACCGATGGAACATATGAGCTGTATGGCAAAGACAGCAAGCAGCTTAAACAGCTGCACCGTTTGCTTGCCTTTGTCTTTCAGAATCCGGAATTCCAGTTTGTCACCAATTCCGTACGCGAAGAGCTTGCTTATTCGCTTCGATTGGAAAAACGGAAAGAGGCGGAGATTGCAGAAACGGTGGAACAGCTGCTGCGGCAGTTTCATCTTTATGGGCAGCAAGACCAGCATCCATACCAGCTTTCCATGGGGCAAAAACGCCGTTTAAGCGTCGCCGCTTCAATTGTAAGCGGACAGCAAATTTTTCTTCTCGATGAACCGACGTTTGGCCAGGATGCGAAAAATACATTTGCGCTTCTCGAGCTGTTAGAGTCGTATCGCAGACAAGGGACAACCATCATTATGGTCACCCATGATGAAAATATTGTGAAGCATTTTGCCACTAGGAGATGGGTGATCGAAGACGGGCGGCTCGTCAAGGATGAATCGATTTCCGGGCAGCGGTCAAAAGCAGCCGCGCTGCTTGTGTAG
- a CDS encoding energy-coupling factor transporter transmembrane component T family protein has translation MKWNIHYRETWLHQTNPSLKLIVLLFLFLAVLFIHNPNVLINFSLALLLLFMFSTGYPWKFLLLLFLPFLLIFVSTASSMMMFGEGTTTWFRWGLIHVTEESFLRGLHLGFRALSFALLGLLFSLTTRPVRLFYSLMQQLKLKPKYAYSFLAAVRLLPIMLEEFQTVHNALKVRGTVNRGWLEKMKRYAIPLLSQSIRRAQRIAVAMEAKRFSSSTERTFYYEIGFSKCDIALVALFAFVAAAAYYTGVHYPYIPVTDVR, from the coding sequence ATGAAATGGAACATTCATTATCGGGAAACATGGCTGCACCAAACAAACCCAAGTTTAAAACTAATCGTGCTTCTGTTTCTGTTTTTGGCTGTATTGTTCATTCATAATCCAAATGTATTAATCAATTTTTCGCTCGCGCTGCTTTTGCTGTTTATGTTCTCTACCGGCTACCCGTGGAAGTTTTTGCTGCTATTGTTTTTGCCGTTTCTTCTTATCTTTGTTTCGACCGCTTCGTCGATGATGATGTTTGGCGAGGGGACGACAACATGGTTTCGCTGGGGGCTGATCCATGTGACGGAGGAAAGCTTTTTGCGCGGGCTGCATCTTGGCTTCCGCGCCCTTTCCTTCGCTCTTCTTGGCCTTTTGTTTTCCTTAACGACGAGACCGGTCCGTCTGTTTTATTCCTTGATGCAGCAGCTAAAGTTAAAGCCGAAATACGCTTACAGCTTTTTGGCGGCCGTACGCTTGCTTCCGATTATGCTCGAGGAATTTCAGACCGTGCATAATGCGTTAAAAGTGCGGGGAACGGTGAACCGCGGATGGCTGGAAAAAATGAAGCGCTATGCGATTCCGCTCCTGTCGCAAAGCATCCGCCGCGCCCAGCGCATCGCGGTGGCGATGGAAGCGAAGCGCTTTTCTAGCAGCACGGAGCGGACGTTTTACTATGAAATCGGCTTTAGCAAATGCGATATCGCGCTTGTCGCTCTATTTGCCTTTGTGGCGGCGGCGGCTTATTACACCGGCGTGCATTACCCGTATATTCCAGTTACCGATGTACGCTAG
- the tenI gene encoding thiazole tautomerase TenI, which yields MTKQLHLISTGEQSVEQFASICARVHPYVDAIHVREKRKTAREVSAFVAALIGNGVPSQKIIVNDRVDVAVVYGVKGVQLAYHSLSVRQVKHHFPRLVVGCSVHSLDEAKEAAKSGADFCIYGHIFPTASKPGMRPRGVESLRIVAGGVHIPIIAIGGIHAGNAAQVLRAGVDGIAVMSAVFLARDPVAEVKKLAHIVKHGQCTGERDVDGTS from the coding sequence ATGACAAAACAGCTTCATCTCATTTCGACGGGAGAACAGTCTGTCGAACAGTTTGCTTCCATTTGCGCCCGCGTTCATCCGTATGTCGATGCGATTCATGTACGGGAAAAAAGGAAAACAGCGCGCGAGGTTTCCGCGTTTGTTGCCGCTCTCATCGGCAACGGGGTCCCGTCGCAAAAAATCATCGTTAACGATCGCGTCGATGTGGCGGTCGTATATGGCGTAAAAGGGGTGCAGCTTGCGTACCACAGCTTATCCGTCCGTCAAGTAAAGCACCATTTTCCTAGGCTGGTTGTCGGCTGCTCGGTCCATTCGCTTGACGAGGCGAAGGAAGCAGCGAAAAGCGGCGCAGATTTTTGTATCTACGGACATATTTTTCCGACCGCAAGCAAGCCAGGGATGCGACCGCGCGGAGTCGAATCATTACGGATTGTTGCGGGCGGCGTTCATATTCCGATCATTGCGATCGGCGGCATTCACGCGGGGAATGCGGCGCAAGTGCTGCGGGCGGGTGTCGATGGGATCGCCGTGATGTCGGCGGTGTTTTTGGCGAGAGATCCTGTCGCAGAAGTAAAGAAGCTCGCTCATATAGTCAAACATGGGCAATGTACAGGGGAGAGGGATGTTGATGGAACGTCATGA
- the thiO gene encoding glycine oxidase ThiO gives MERHDYDVLVVGGGIIGASIAFQLAKRQFRVGVLEKERIASQASSAAAGMLGAQSEFSEESPLIPLAIKSREMVPKLAEELKELTGMDIGLVQKGMLKVAVTEEEAAALRRHYEFWRQTDDPPRWLSADETKEIEPHVSGDLVAAMYIPKDGQVSAPDFSLALAHASLAYGAKWYEYTEVMRLGKLGDSYVIETNRGTFAANIVVIASGAWSSMLLEQTGLSLSMYPVKGECLFVKTETPLLKTTVFAKSGCYIVPKRGNRLLIGATSTPHTFDRKVSVQGIMSLIERACRLLPELEKAEWEKAWSGIRPQTGDGLPYIGEHPHYPRVWVATGHYRNGILLSAITGVLLADLVEGKETDVDLAPFSLTRHQIKVGKE, from the coding sequence ATGGAACGTCATGATTACGATGTATTGGTGGTTGGCGGCGGAATTATCGGCGCATCGATTGCATTTCAACTGGCAAAACGCCAATTTCGTGTCGGCGTGCTCGAAAAAGAGCGGATAGCAAGCCAGGCATCCAGCGCAGCGGCGGGAATGCTTGGAGCGCAGTCAGAATTTTCCGAAGAGAGCCCGCTTATTCCTCTCGCGATCAAAAGCAGGGAGATGGTTCCTAAGCTTGCGGAGGAATTAAAGGAACTTACCGGAATGGACATTGGGCTTGTACAGAAAGGCATGCTGAAAGTGGCAGTGACGGAGGAAGAAGCAGCAGCCCTTCGCCGCCATTACGAATTTTGGCGGCAGACAGATGATCCGCCGCGCTGGCTCTCGGCGGATGAGACAAAGGAAATCGAGCCGCATGTTTCCGGCGATCTTGTGGCAGCGATGTATATTCCAAAAGACGGTCAAGTAAGCGCTCCCGATTTTTCGCTTGCATTGGCGCACGCTTCGCTAGCCTATGGAGCAAAGTGGTATGAGTACACCGAAGTGATGCGTTTAGGAAAGTTAGGCGATTCGTACGTAATCGAGACGAATCGCGGAACGTTTGCCGCCAATATTGTCGTCATCGCCTCAGGGGCATGGTCTTCCATGCTTCTTGAACAAACAGGTCTTTCGCTTTCGATGTATCCGGTCAAAGGGGAATGCTTGTTTGTGAAAACGGAAACGCCGCTCCTGAAAACAACTGTATTTGCCAAAAGCGGTTGCTATATCGTGCCGAAACGCGGAAACCGGCTGCTCATTGGGGCGACTTCGACGCCGCACACGTTTGACCGGAAAGTATCGGTCCAAGGGATAATGAGTCTGATTGAACGCGCATGCCGTCTTCTTCCGGAACTGGAAAAGGCGGAATGGGAAAAGGCATGGAGCGGCATCCGCCCGCAAACGGGCGATGGTCTGCCGTACATAGGAGAACATCCTCATTACCCGCGCGTTTGGGTGGCGACCGGCCATTACCGTAACGGCATTTTGTTAAGCGCGATTACCGGCGTGTTGTTGGCGGATTTAGTAGAAGGAAAAGAAACAGATGTCGATCTTGCTCCGTTTTCGCTCACGCGACATCAAATAAAGGTGGGGAAGGAATGA
- the thiS gene encoding sulfur carrier protein ThiS: MKLIINGESIYVPEQVKTVSDLLAHFQLHNKLAIVEVNLTIIEKSQYDMTTLCDGDQIEIVHFVGGG; this comes from the coding sequence ATGAAGCTCATTATTAATGGCGAATCGATTTATGTTCCCGAGCAAGTGAAAACGGTCAGCGATTTGCTTGCCCATTTTCAATTGCACAACAAGCTGGCCATTGTCGAAGTAAATTTAACCATTATTGAAAAAAGCCAATATGACATGACAACCTTATGCGACGGCGATCAAATCGAAATTGTCCATTTTGTAGGAGGCGGTTGA
- a CDS encoding thiazole synthase, which yields MLKIGPYEFQSRLLLGTGKYPSLEVQKQAVEASGAEILTFAVRRMNIFEPSQPNFLENLDLKKYKLLPNTAGAKTAEEAVRIARLAKASGLCDMIKVEVIGCEKTLLPDPVETLKATEMLLEEGFIVLPYTSDDVVLAKRLQELGCHAVMPGAAPIGSGQGIVNPLNLSFIIEQATVPVIVDAGIGSPADAALAMELGADGVLLNTAVSGAADPVKMAKAMKLAVEAGRLGYEAGRIPKKRYATASSPTEGMSVV from the coding sequence ATGTTAAAAATCGGGCCATATGAATTTCAGTCGAGATTATTGCTCGGAACAGGGAAATATCCAAGTTTGGAAGTGCAGAAGCAAGCGGTCGAAGCATCGGGAGCAGAAATTTTAACGTTTGCTGTCCGGCGCATGAACATTTTTGAGCCGAGCCAGCCTAACTTTTTGGAAAATTTAGATTTAAAAAAGTATAAACTGCTGCCAAACACCGCGGGAGCGAAAACGGCGGAAGAAGCGGTGCGAATCGCGCGGCTCGCCAAAGCTTCGGGATTATGTGATATGATTAAAGTAGAAGTGATCGGCTGCGAGAAAACGCTGCTGCCAGATCCGGTGGAAACGCTAAAAGCAACGGAAATGTTGCTTGAGGAAGGATTTATCGTTCTTCCGTATACTTCCGATGATGTCGTGCTGGCCAAACGGCTGCAAGAGCTTGGCTGCCATGCGGTAATGCCGGGTGCTGCGCCGATCGGTTCCGGGCAGGGCATTGTCAATCCGCTTAACTTAAGTTTCATTATCGAGCAGGCGACGGTACCGGTGATTGTGGATGCCGGAATCGGCAGCCCGGCTGATGCGGCGTTGGCGATGGAGTTAGGGGCGGACGGCGTGTTGTTAAATACGGCCGTTTCTGGTGCAGCTGATCCAGTCAAAATGGCTAAAGCGATGAAATTAGCGGTGGAAGCGGGACGTCTCGGCTATGAGGCGGGCAGAATTCCGAAAAAACGGTACGCTACCGCAAGCAGTCCAACGGAAGGAATGAGTGTTGTTTGA
- a CDS encoding thiazole biosynthesis adenylyltransferase ThiF, whose protein sequence is MNERYSRQELFAPIGEEGQRKIRQKHVLIIGAGALGTGNAEALVRAGVGKVTIVDRDYVEWSNLQRQQLYSEADAKERLPKAIAAKQRLQEVNSDVEIEAIVGDVTAQELEELITTRTPDLFIDATDNFDTRMIINDAAYKYRIPWIYGACVGSYGISYAFIPGKTPCFHCLLDTVPTGGLTCDTAGIISPAVQMVVSYQVTEALKILVEDWAALRNKLVSFDLWKNQHTAIRIDSVKKEDCPTCGFNPSYPFLSYEQQTKTAVLCGRNSVQIRPAVKRNYDLQELAALFAKQGLAVDVNPYLVSVSLGNERLVVFSDGRALIHGTKDIQEAKSIYYRYLG, encoded by the coding sequence TTGAACGAACGTTATTCTCGTCAGGAGTTGTTTGCGCCAATCGGCGAAGAAGGACAAAGGAAAATTAGGCAAAAACATGTGCTCATTATCGGTGCCGGTGCGTTAGGAACAGGCAATGCCGAAGCATTGGTGCGCGCCGGCGTCGGCAAAGTGACGATTGTCGACCGCGACTATGTCGAATGGAGCAATCTTCAGCGTCAGCAGTTATACAGCGAAGCCGATGCAAAAGAACGCCTGCCGAAAGCGATCGCCGCTAAGCAACGGCTTCAGGAAGTAAACTCCGATGTCGAGATCGAGGCGATTGTCGGCGATGTGACGGCGCAAGAGCTTGAGGAGCTGATTACTACAAGAACGCCTGATCTTTTCATTGACGCGACCGACAACTTTGATACGCGTATGATTATCAACGACGCCGCCTACAAATATCGCATCCCTTGGATTTATGGCGCCTGTGTCGGTAGCTATGGCATTAGCTACGCGTTTATTCCCGGAAAAACGCCATGTTTTCACTGCCTGCTTGATACGGTGCCGACGGGCGGCCTAACGTGCGACACGGCGGGAATTATCAGCCCGGCGGTGCAAATGGTCGTCAGTTATCAAGTGACGGAAGCGCTGAAAATTTTAGTCGAAGACTGGGCAGCGTTGCGCAACAAGCTCGTATCGTTTGATTTATGGAAAAATCAGCATACGGCGATACGGATTGATTCGGTGAAAAAAGAAGATTGCCCGACTTGCGGCTTCAATCCGTCCTATCCGTTTCTTTCCTATGAGCAGCAAACAAAAACGGCGGTGCTGTGCGGGCGCAATTCGGTGCAAATCCGCCCCGCTGTCAAACGAAATTATGATTTGCAAGAGCTGGCCGCTTTGTTTGCGAAACAAGGATTGGCCGTGGATGTCAATCCATATCTTGTTTCCGTATCGCTTGGAAACGAGCGGCTTGTCGTCTTTTCCGACGGGCGCGCGTTGATTCATGGGACAAAAGATATTCAAGAGGCGAAATCGATTTATTACCGCTATTTAGGCTAG